The Quercus robur chromosome 7, dhQueRobu3.1, whole genome shotgun sequence genome has a segment encoding these proteins:
- the LOC126693589 gene encoding aminopeptidase M1-like isoform X1, protein MSYIKGIGCGLLLALASYFYIRNRRRPNSRKNMKVMVSMEEFKGQPRLPKFAVPKRYDIKLKPNLTTCKFAGSVAIELKIVADTSFIVLNAAELSIDTTSVSFTHPAAHSSNSMQQVLKPLKVDVVEEDEILVLNFADTLPIGLGLLTIHFQGSLNDKMKGFYISTYEHNGEKKNMAVTQFKPDDARRCFPCWDEPACKATFKITLDVPSQLVALSNMPIIEEKVDGDLKTVSYQESPIMSTYLVAIVVGLFDYVEHLTSDGKTLHYVHCFLWYNMILVLDSVILHDFTGVEVRVYCQVGKVNQGKFALDVAVSTLELYKEYFAVPYSLPKLDMVAIPDFAFGSMENYGLVTYCETALLYDVQHSTAADKQRVVIVVAHELAHQWFGNLVTMEWWTHLWLNEGFATWVSYLAADRLFPEWEVWTQFLDEYTEGLEMDGLRESHPIEVKINHASEIDEIIDSISYIKGASVIRMLQSYLGADCFQRSLASYVKKFACSNAKTQDLWAALKEGSGEPVNKLMNSWTKQKGYPVVSVKVKDQKLVFEQSRFLASGTHEDGQWIVPITLCCGSYDVRKNFLLQKNSETLDMKELMSDESNFASAWVKLNVDQTGFYRVEYDEDLEARLQNAIENKYLSATDRFGILDDSFALCMARQKSFASFFTLLNAYKEELEYTVLSNLIKMSYKVERITTDAAPESPIDIQIFFICLFLHSAMKLGWEPKPGESHLDAMLRGEVLTALAVFGHNLTLEEASRRFLAFLDDRNTPLLHPDIRKAVYVAVMRRVSTSNRIGYESLLRVYRETNLSQEKARILSSLTSSPDPNITLEALNFLLSSEVRTQDAVLGLAVSREGRETAWTWLKDNWEHISKTWGSGYLITHFINSIVSPFSSLEKAEEIQEFFASRTNSKIARTLTQSIERVHINAYCVQSYRIEVQNELARAFMEIVQTCVIQ, encoded by the exons ATGTCGTACATTAAGGGCATCGGCTGTGGATTGCTCCTCGCTCTGGCGAGTTATTTTTACATAAGAAATAGGCGGCGTCCCAATTCG cgaAAGAATATGAAAGTTATGGTTTCCATGGAGGAATTCAAAGGGCAACCTCGGCTCCCAAAATTCGCTGTCCCAAAACGCTATGACATAAAGCTGAAACCGAACCTCACCACGTGCAAGTTTGCTGGCTCCGTGGCTATTGAGCTCAAAATCGTGGCAGATACCAGTTTCATCGTCCTCAACGCCGCTGAACTCTCCATCGATACCACCTCCGTATCTTTCACCCACCCAGCTGCACACTCTTCTAATTCTATGCAGCAG GTGTTAAAGCCTTTAAAAGTTGATGTGGTTGAAGAGGACGAGATTTTGGTTTTGAACTTTGCTGACACTCTTCCCATTGGTCTCGGACTTCTCACTATCCACTTTCAAGGATCTTTAAATGACAAAATGAAGGGCTTCTATATAAG TACATATGAGCACAATGGTGAGAAGAAGAATATGGCAGTTACACAGTTTAAACCAGATGATGCTAGGCGATGCTTTCCTTGTTGGGATGAACCTGCTTGCAAG GCTACGTTCAAAATCACATTGGATGTGCCATCACAACTAGTAGCTCTTTCCAACATGCCaattattgaagaaaaagtGGATGGGGATTTGAAGACAGTTTCATATCAAGAATCACCAATCATGTCTACATATTTGGTGGCAATTGTTGTTGGTTTGTTTGATTATGTGGAACATCTTACATCTGATGGTAAAACATTACACTATGTTCACTGTTTCTTGTGGTATAATATGATCCTTGTTCTTGATAGTGTAATCTTACATGACTTTACAGGAGTTGAAGTTCGAGTATACTGTCAGGTTGGTAAAGTAAATCAAGGGAAATTCGCATTGGATGTTGCTGTTAGTACACTTGAATTATACAAAGA ATACTTTGCAGTGCCTTACTCTCTTCCCAAATTGGATATGGTTGCAATTCCTGATTTTGCTTTTGGATCCATGGAGAATTATGGTTTGGTTACATACTGTGAAACAGCTTTGCTCTATGATGTTCAGCATTCCACAGCTGCTGATAAGCAGAGG gttgtgattgttgtagcCCATGAACTTGCACATCAGTGGTTTGGCAATCTTGTAACGATGGAATGGTGGACTCATTTGTGGCTGAATGAGGGGTTCGCAACATGG GTCAGTTATTTAGCAGCTGATCGCTTGTTCCCAGAATGGGAAGTGTGGACTCAATTTCTTGATGAATATACAGAGGGTCTTGAGATGGATGGGCTTAGAGAGTCCCATCCCATTGAG GTGAAGATAAATCATGCTAGTGAGATTGATGAAATAATTGACTCGATAAGTTACATAAAAGGTGCATCTGTTATCCGAATGCTGCAAAGCTATCTTGGTGCTGATTGCTTTCAG AGGTCACTTGCTTCATATGTAAAAAAGTTTGCTTGCTCCAATGCGAAGACACAAGATTTATGGGCTGCACTTAAGGAGGGATCCGGTGAGCCTGTGAACAAGCTAATGAATTCATGGACAAAGCAAAAGGGGTACCCAGTCGTCTCTGTCAAAGTCAAAGATCAGAAATTGGTGTTTGAACAG TCACGATTTTTGGCAAGTGGTACCCATGAGGATGGCCAATGGATTGTTCCAATAACATTATGCTGTGGCTCATATGATGTGCGCAAGAATTTTCtactgcaaaaaaattctgaaactCTTGATATGAAAGAGCTCATGAGTGACGAAAGCAATTTCGCATCTGCTTGGGTAAAACTTAATGTCGATCAGACTGGTTTCTATAGGGTTGAATATGATGAGGACCTTGAAGCCAGACTCCAAAATGCAATAGAGAACAAATACTTATCTGCAACAGACAGATTTG GCATCCTGGATGATTCATTTGCCCTTTGTATGGCTCGCCAGAAGTCTTTCGCTTCATTTTTTACCTTGCTGAATGCTTATAAGGAGGAACTTGAATATACCGTGCTGTCTAATTTAATCAAA ATGAGTTATAAAGTTGAAAGAATTACAACTGATGCAGCCCCTGAGTCACCGATtgacattcaaattttttttatttgcctttTCCTGCATTCAGCAAT GAAGCTTGGTTGGGAGCCCAAGCCAGGTGAGAGCCATCTAGATGCAATGTTGAGAGGAGAGGTTTTGACTGCCCTTGCTGTGTTTGGACATAATCTGACACTAGAAGAAGCAAGTAGACGTTTTCTTGCATTCTTGGATGACAGAAATACGCCACTCCTCCATCCTGACATAAGAAAG GCAGTATATGTGGCTGTAATGCGAAGAGTCAGCACCTCAAACAGAATTGGTTATGAATCTCTCTTGAGAGTGTACAGAGAGACTAATTTGAGCCAGGAGAAAGCACGCATTCTAA GTTCATTAACATCTTCTCCAGATCCCAACATAACTCTTGAAGCTCTCAACTTTTTGTTGTCTTCCGAG GTTCGTACCCAAGATGCTGTTCTTGGACTTGCTGTTAGTAGGGAAGGAAGGGAAACAGCTTGGACATGGCTGAAG GATAACTGGGAGCATATTTCAAAAACCTGGGGTTCCGGATATCTAATAACTCACTTCATCAATTCAATTGTCTCACCG TTTTCCTCGTTAGAGAAGGCTGAAGAAATACAGGAGTTTTTTGCAAGCCGTACTAACTCCAAGATTGCTAGAACCTTGACGCAGAGCATTGAAAGGGTTCACATCAATGCATATTGTGTTCAGAGTTATAGGATTGAAGTACAGAATGAACTTGCCAGGGCCTTTATGGAAATTGTACAAACTTGTGTAATACAATGA
- the LOC126693589 gene encoding aminopeptidase M1-like isoform X4 — translation MSYIKGIGCGLLLALASYFYIRNRRRPNSRKNMKVMVSMEEFKGQPRLPKFAVPKRYDIKLKPNLTTCKFAGSVAIELKIVADTSFIVLNAAELSIDTTSVSFTHPAAHSSNSMQQVLKPLKVDVVEEDEILVLNFADTLPIGLGLLTIHFQGSLNDKMKGFYISTYEHNGEKKNMAVTQFKPDDARRCFPCWDEPACKATFKITLDVPSQLVALSNMPIIEEKVDGDLKTVSYQESPIMSTYLVAIVVGLFDYVEHLTSDGKTLHYVHCFLWYNMILVLDSVILHDFTGVEVRVYCQVGKVNQGKFALDVAVSTLELYKEYFAVPYSLPKLDMVAIPDFAFGSMENYGLVTYCETALLYDVQHSTAADKQRVVIVVAHELAHQWFGNLVTMEWWTHLWLNEGFATWVSYLAADRLFPEWEVWTQFLDEYTEGLEMDGLRESHPIEVKINHASEIDEIIDSISYIKGASVIRMLQSYLGADCFQRSLASYVKKFACSNAKTQDLWAALKEGSGEPVNKLMNSWTKQKGYPVVSVKVKDQKLVFEQSRFLASGTHEDGQWIVPITLCCGSYDVRKNFLLQKNSETLDMKELMSDESNFASAWVKLNVDQTGFYRVEYDEDLEARLQNAIENKYLSATDRFGILDDSFALCMARQKSFASFFTLLNAYKEELEYTVLSNLIKMSYKVERITTDAAPESPIDIQIFFICLFLHSAMKLGWEPKPGESHLDAMLRGEVLTALAVFGHNLTLEEASRRFLAFLDDRNTPLLHPDIRKAVYVAVMRRVSTSNRIGYESLLRVYRETNLSQEKARILSSLTSSPDPNITLEALNFLLSSEVRTQDAVLGLAVSREGRETAWTWLKFSSLEKAEEIQEFFASRTNSKIARTLTQSIERVHINAYCVQSYRIEVQNELARAFMEIVQTCVIQ, via the exons ATGTCGTACATTAAGGGCATCGGCTGTGGATTGCTCCTCGCTCTGGCGAGTTATTTTTACATAAGAAATAGGCGGCGTCCCAATTCG cgaAAGAATATGAAAGTTATGGTTTCCATGGAGGAATTCAAAGGGCAACCTCGGCTCCCAAAATTCGCTGTCCCAAAACGCTATGACATAAAGCTGAAACCGAACCTCACCACGTGCAAGTTTGCTGGCTCCGTGGCTATTGAGCTCAAAATCGTGGCAGATACCAGTTTCATCGTCCTCAACGCCGCTGAACTCTCCATCGATACCACCTCCGTATCTTTCACCCACCCAGCTGCACACTCTTCTAATTCTATGCAGCAG GTGTTAAAGCCTTTAAAAGTTGATGTGGTTGAAGAGGACGAGATTTTGGTTTTGAACTTTGCTGACACTCTTCCCATTGGTCTCGGACTTCTCACTATCCACTTTCAAGGATCTTTAAATGACAAAATGAAGGGCTTCTATATAAG TACATATGAGCACAATGGTGAGAAGAAGAATATGGCAGTTACACAGTTTAAACCAGATGATGCTAGGCGATGCTTTCCTTGTTGGGATGAACCTGCTTGCAAG GCTACGTTCAAAATCACATTGGATGTGCCATCACAACTAGTAGCTCTTTCCAACATGCCaattattgaagaaaaagtGGATGGGGATTTGAAGACAGTTTCATATCAAGAATCACCAATCATGTCTACATATTTGGTGGCAATTGTTGTTGGTTTGTTTGATTATGTGGAACATCTTACATCTGATGGTAAAACATTACACTATGTTCACTGTTTCTTGTGGTATAATATGATCCTTGTTCTTGATAGTGTAATCTTACATGACTTTACAGGAGTTGAAGTTCGAGTATACTGTCAGGTTGGTAAAGTAAATCAAGGGAAATTCGCATTGGATGTTGCTGTTAGTACACTTGAATTATACAAAGA ATACTTTGCAGTGCCTTACTCTCTTCCCAAATTGGATATGGTTGCAATTCCTGATTTTGCTTTTGGATCCATGGAGAATTATGGTTTGGTTACATACTGTGAAACAGCTTTGCTCTATGATGTTCAGCATTCCACAGCTGCTGATAAGCAGAGG gttgtgattgttgtagcCCATGAACTTGCACATCAGTGGTTTGGCAATCTTGTAACGATGGAATGGTGGACTCATTTGTGGCTGAATGAGGGGTTCGCAACATGG GTCAGTTATTTAGCAGCTGATCGCTTGTTCCCAGAATGGGAAGTGTGGACTCAATTTCTTGATGAATATACAGAGGGTCTTGAGATGGATGGGCTTAGAGAGTCCCATCCCATTGAG GTGAAGATAAATCATGCTAGTGAGATTGATGAAATAATTGACTCGATAAGTTACATAAAAGGTGCATCTGTTATCCGAATGCTGCAAAGCTATCTTGGTGCTGATTGCTTTCAG AGGTCACTTGCTTCATATGTAAAAAAGTTTGCTTGCTCCAATGCGAAGACACAAGATTTATGGGCTGCACTTAAGGAGGGATCCGGTGAGCCTGTGAACAAGCTAATGAATTCATGGACAAAGCAAAAGGGGTACCCAGTCGTCTCTGTCAAAGTCAAAGATCAGAAATTGGTGTTTGAACAG TCACGATTTTTGGCAAGTGGTACCCATGAGGATGGCCAATGGATTGTTCCAATAACATTATGCTGTGGCTCATATGATGTGCGCAAGAATTTTCtactgcaaaaaaattctgaaactCTTGATATGAAAGAGCTCATGAGTGACGAAAGCAATTTCGCATCTGCTTGGGTAAAACTTAATGTCGATCAGACTGGTTTCTATAGGGTTGAATATGATGAGGACCTTGAAGCCAGACTCCAAAATGCAATAGAGAACAAATACTTATCTGCAACAGACAGATTTG GCATCCTGGATGATTCATTTGCCCTTTGTATGGCTCGCCAGAAGTCTTTCGCTTCATTTTTTACCTTGCTGAATGCTTATAAGGAGGAACTTGAATATACCGTGCTGTCTAATTTAATCAAA ATGAGTTATAAAGTTGAAAGAATTACAACTGATGCAGCCCCTGAGTCACCGATtgacattcaaattttttttatttgcctttTCCTGCATTCAGCAAT GAAGCTTGGTTGGGAGCCCAAGCCAGGTGAGAGCCATCTAGATGCAATGTTGAGAGGAGAGGTTTTGACTGCCCTTGCTGTGTTTGGACATAATCTGACACTAGAAGAAGCAAGTAGACGTTTTCTTGCATTCTTGGATGACAGAAATACGCCACTCCTCCATCCTGACATAAGAAAG GCAGTATATGTGGCTGTAATGCGAAGAGTCAGCACCTCAAACAGAATTGGTTATGAATCTCTCTTGAGAGTGTACAGAGAGACTAATTTGAGCCAGGAGAAAGCACGCATTCTAA GTTCATTAACATCTTCTCCAGATCCCAACATAACTCTTGAAGCTCTCAACTTTTTGTTGTCTTCCGAG GTTCGTACCCAAGATGCTGTTCTTGGACTTGCTGTTAGTAGGGAAGGAAGGGAAACAGCTTGGACATGGCTGAAG TTTTCCTCGTTAGAGAAGGCTGAAGAAATACAGGAGTTTTTTGCAAGCCGTACTAACTCCAAGATTGCTAGAACCTTGACGCAGAGCATTGAAAGGGTTCACATCAATGCATATTGTGTTCAGAGTTATAGGATTGAAGTACAGAATGAACTTGCCAGGGCCTTTATGGAAATTGTACAAACTTGTGTAATACAATGA
- the LOC126693589 gene encoding aminopeptidase M1-like isoform X5 codes for MSYIKGIGCGLLLALASYFYIRNRRRPNSRKNMKVMVSMEEFKGQPRLPKFAVPKRYDIKLKPNLTTCKFAGSVAIELKIVADTSFIVLNAAELSIDTTSVSFTHPAAHSSNSMQQVLKPLKVDVVEEDEILVLNFADTLPIGLGLLTIHFQGSLNDKMKGFYISTYEHNGEKKNMAVTQFKPDDARRCFPCWDEPACKATFKITLDVPSQLVALSNMPIIEEKVDGDLKTVSYQESPIMSTYLVAIVVGLFDYVEHLTSDGVEVRVYCQVGKVNQGKFALDVAVSTLELYKEYFAVPYSLPKLDMVAIPDFAFGSMENYGLVTYCETALLYDVQHSTAADKQRVVIVVAHELAHQWFGNLVTMEWWTHLWLNEGFATWVSYLAADRLFPEWEVWTQFLDEYTEGLEMDGLRESHPIEVKINHASEIDEIIDSISYIKGASVIRMLQSYLGADCFQRSLASYVKKFACSNAKTQDLWAALKEGSGEPVNKLMNSWTKQKGYPVVSVKVKDQKLVFEQSRFLASGTHEDGQWIVPITLCCGSYDVRKNFLLQKNSETLDMKELMSDESNFASAWVKLNVDQTGFYRVEYDEDLEARLQNAIENKYLSATDRFGILDDSFALCMARQKSFASFFTLLNAYKEELEYTVLSNLIKMSYKVERITTDAAPESPIDIQIFFICLFLHSAMKLGWEPKPGESHLDAMLRGEVLTALAVFGHNLTLEEASRRFLAFLDDRNTPLLHPDIRKAVYVAVMRRVSTSNRIGYESLLRVYRETNLSQEKARILSSLTSSPDPNITLEALNFLLSSEVRTQDAVLGLAVSREGRETAWTWLKDNWEHISKTWGSGYLITHFINSIVSPFSSLEKAEEIQEFFASRTNSKIARTLTQSIERVHINAYCVQSYRIEVQNELARAFMEIVQTCVIQ; via the exons ATGTCGTACATTAAGGGCATCGGCTGTGGATTGCTCCTCGCTCTGGCGAGTTATTTTTACATAAGAAATAGGCGGCGTCCCAATTCG cgaAAGAATATGAAAGTTATGGTTTCCATGGAGGAATTCAAAGGGCAACCTCGGCTCCCAAAATTCGCTGTCCCAAAACGCTATGACATAAAGCTGAAACCGAACCTCACCACGTGCAAGTTTGCTGGCTCCGTGGCTATTGAGCTCAAAATCGTGGCAGATACCAGTTTCATCGTCCTCAACGCCGCTGAACTCTCCATCGATACCACCTCCGTATCTTTCACCCACCCAGCTGCACACTCTTCTAATTCTATGCAGCAG GTGTTAAAGCCTTTAAAAGTTGATGTGGTTGAAGAGGACGAGATTTTGGTTTTGAACTTTGCTGACACTCTTCCCATTGGTCTCGGACTTCTCACTATCCACTTTCAAGGATCTTTAAATGACAAAATGAAGGGCTTCTATATAAG TACATATGAGCACAATGGTGAGAAGAAGAATATGGCAGTTACACAGTTTAAACCAGATGATGCTAGGCGATGCTTTCCTTGTTGGGATGAACCTGCTTGCAAG GCTACGTTCAAAATCACATTGGATGTGCCATCACAACTAGTAGCTCTTTCCAACATGCCaattattgaagaaaaagtGGATGGGGATTTGAAGACAGTTTCATATCAAGAATCACCAATCATGTCTACATATTTGGTGGCAATTGTTGTTGGTTTGTTTGATTATGTGGAACATCTTACATCTGATG GAGTTGAAGTTCGAGTATACTGTCAGGTTGGTAAAGTAAATCAAGGGAAATTCGCATTGGATGTTGCTGTTAGTACACTTGAATTATACAAAGA ATACTTTGCAGTGCCTTACTCTCTTCCCAAATTGGATATGGTTGCAATTCCTGATTTTGCTTTTGGATCCATGGAGAATTATGGTTTGGTTACATACTGTGAAACAGCTTTGCTCTATGATGTTCAGCATTCCACAGCTGCTGATAAGCAGAGG gttgtgattgttgtagcCCATGAACTTGCACATCAGTGGTTTGGCAATCTTGTAACGATGGAATGGTGGACTCATTTGTGGCTGAATGAGGGGTTCGCAACATGG GTCAGTTATTTAGCAGCTGATCGCTTGTTCCCAGAATGGGAAGTGTGGACTCAATTTCTTGATGAATATACAGAGGGTCTTGAGATGGATGGGCTTAGAGAGTCCCATCCCATTGAG GTGAAGATAAATCATGCTAGTGAGATTGATGAAATAATTGACTCGATAAGTTACATAAAAGGTGCATCTGTTATCCGAATGCTGCAAAGCTATCTTGGTGCTGATTGCTTTCAG AGGTCACTTGCTTCATATGTAAAAAAGTTTGCTTGCTCCAATGCGAAGACACAAGATTTATGGGCTGCACTTAAGGAGGGATCCGGTGAGCCTGTGAACAAGCTAATGAATTCATGGACAAAGCAAAAGGGGTACCCAGTCGTCTCTGTCAAAGTCAAAGATCAGAAATTGGTGTTTGAACAG TCACGATTTTTGGCAAGTGGTACCCATGAGGATGGCCAATGGATTGTTCCAATAACATTATGCTGTGGCTCATATGATGTGCGCAAGAATTTTCtactgcaaaaaaattctgaaactCTTGATATGAAAGAGCTCATGAGTGACGAAAGCAATTTCGCATCTGCTTGGGTAAAACTTAATGTCGATCAGACTGGTTTCTATAGGGTTGAATATGATGAGGACCTTGAAGCCAGACTCCAAAATGCAATAGAGAACAAATACTTATCTGCAACAGACAGATTTG GCATCCTGGATGATTCATTTGCCCTTTGTATGGCTCGCCAGAAGTCTTTCGCTTCATTTTTTACCTTGCTGAATGCTTATAAGGAGGAACTTGAATATACCGTGCTGTCTAATTTAATCAAA ATGAGTTATAAAGTTGAAAGAATTACAACTGATGCAGCCCCTGAGTCACCGATtgacattcaaattttttttatttgcctttTCCTGCATTCAGCAAT GAAGCTTGGTTGGGAGCCCAAGCCAGGTGAGAGCCATCTAGATGCAATGTTGAGAGGAGAGGTTTTGACTGCCCTTGCTGTGTTTGGACATAATCTGACACTAGAAGAAGCAAGTAGACGTTTTCTTGCATTCTTGGATGACAGAAATACGCCACTCCTCCATCCTGACATAAGAAAG GCAGTATATGTGGCTGTAATGCGAAGAGTCAGCACCTCAAACAGAATTGGTTATGAATCTCTCTTGAGAGTGTACAGAGAGACTAATTTGAGCCAGGAGAAAGCACGCATTCTAA GTTCATTAACATCTTCTCCAGATCCCAACATAACTCTTGAAGCTCTCAACTTTTTGTTGTCTTCCGAG GTTCGTACCCAAGATGCTGTTCTTGGACTTGCTGTTAGTAGGGAAGGAAGGGAAACAGCTTGGACATGGCTGAAG GATAACTGGGAGCATATTTCAAAAACCTGGGGTTCCGGATATCTAATAACTCACTTCATCAATTCAATTGTCTCACCG TTTTCCTCGTTAGAGAAGGCTGAAGAAATACAGGAGTTTTTTGCAAGCCGTACTAACTCCAAGATTGCTAGAACCTTGACGCAGAGCATTGAAAGGGTTCACATCAATGCATATTGTGTTCAGAGTTATAGGATTGAAGTACAGAATGAACTTGCCAGGGCCTTTATGGAAATTGTACAAACTTGTGTAATACAATGA